In the genome of Cyclopterus lumpus isolate fCycLum1 chromosome 19, fCycLum1.pri, whole genome shotgun sequence, one region contains:
- the LOC117749229 gene encoding SPRY domain-containing SOCS box protein 3-like isoform X1, whose translation MSHCKTVYRTTTVRKPSSIGNRELFLSLFLEHILLGFKNVAAMLRRGKNVRARHLAWSETRQETDAMALIQTSDRQEWEGHTTTQISDMESEVDYLESPQAQSDAVALPSTVPVIGESFCRCDRQEALSPGFGVTSDCLCGEEDEGFDWEWDEHFKSSGAFLSCDNRKVSFHSDYSCGTAAMRGTKELADGQHFWEVKMTSPVYGTDMMVGIGTAEVHMEKFKFSFGSLLGHDDDSWGLSYTGLLQHKGDKVKFSSRFGQGSIIGVHLDTWHGTLTFYKNRHCIGVAATMLQNKKFYPMVCSTAAKSSMKVIRACYTPTSLQYLCCARFRQMLPCCPDVLNAIELPPGLRTGLHTQLGWVFSLSSNPEASERREDLLEDFHEEMSLPCSPGPIPSPVSSLSASPSPSPCPSPFLDTVPYHCPCQMSSQTHPCTWHYPPSPPSSDYDSCTSEPEGYQCKRCRWT comes from the exons ATGAGCCACTGCAAGACAGTGTATAGGACGACTACTGTAAG GAAGCCCTCTTCAATTGGAAATAGGGAgctatttctgtctctcttccttgAACACATCCTTCTAGGTTTCAAAAATGT AGCTGCCATGCTGAGAAGAGGCAAGAACGTCCGCGCTCGGCATTTAGCCTGGAGCGAGACAAGGCAAGAGACAGATGCCATGGCACTGATCCAGACGTCGGACAGGCAGGAATGGGAAGGCCACACCACCACACAG ATCAGCGACATGGAGTCCGAGGTGGATTACCTGGAGAGTCCTCAGGCCCAATCTGACGCAGTGGCCTTGCCCAGCACAGTGCCGGTGATAGGGGAGTCTTTCTGCCGGTGTGACCGACAGGAAGCGCTCAGCCCTGGCTTTGGGGTCACCAGTGACTGCCTCTgtggggaggaggatgagg GTTTTGACTGGGAGTGGGACGAGCACTTCAAGTCTTCCGGAGCTTTCCTCAGCTGTGACAATAGGAAGGTGAGCTTCCACTCAGACTACAGCTGTGGCACAGCTGCCATGCGTGGCACCAAGGAGCTGGCAGACGGCCAGCACTTCTGGGAAGTCAAGATGACCTCTCCCGTCTATGGAACCGATATG ATGGTGGGAATTGGAACTGCAGAGGTACATATGGAGAAGTTCAAATTCAGCTTTGGCAGCCTTCTGGGCCACGATGATGACAGCTGGGGCCTCTCCTACACAG GACTCCTCCAGCACAAAGGGGACAAAGTGAAGTTCTCCTCTCGGTTTGGCCAGGGCTCCATTATAGGTGTGCACCTGGACACCTGGCACGGGACCCTGACCTTCTACAAGAATCGGCACTGTATAG GTGTTGCTGCCACAATGCTGCAGAACAAGAAGTTCTACCCCATGGTGTGCTCCACGGCAGCTAAGAGCAGTATGAAGGTGATCCGTGCTTGCTATACACCCACCTCCCTGCAGTACCTCTGCTGTGCCCGGTTCCGTCAAATGTTGCCCTGCTGCCCCGACGTACTTAATGCCATAGAGCTGCCCCCAGGCCTGCGCACCGGCCTCCACACACAGCTCGGCTGGGTCTTCTCCCTCAGCAGCAACCCCGAAGCCTCGGAGCGGCGTGAGGACTTGCTCGAGGATTTCCACGAGGAGATGAGCCTGCCTTGCAGCCCCGGCCCCATCCCGAGCCCAGTCTCCAGCCTGAGTGCCTCCCCCTCCCCGAGCCCCTGCCCGAGCCCGTTTCTTGACACAGTCCCGTACCACTGCCCCTGTCAAATGTCATCTCAAACTCATCCCTGCACCTGGCACTACCCTCCGAGTCCTCCCAGCAGTGACTACGACAGCTGCACCTCTGAGCCGGAGGGCTACCAATGCAAAAGATGCCGCTGGACTTGA
- the LOC117749229 gene encoding SPRY domain-containing SOCS box protein 3-like isoform X2, giving the protein MSHCKTVYRTTTVRAAMLRRGKNVRARHLAWSETRQETDAMALIQTSDRQEWEGHTTTQISDMESEVDYLESPQAQSDAVALPSTVPVIGESFCRCDRQEALSPGFGVTSDCLCGEEDEGFDWEWDEHFKSSGAFLSCDNRKVSFHSDYSCGTAAMRGTKELADGQHFWEVKMTSPVYGTDMMVGIGTAEVHMEKFKFSFGSLLGHDDDSWGLSYTGLLQHKGDKVKFSSRFGQGSIIGVHLDTWHGTLTFYKNRHCIGVAATMLQNKKFYPMVCSTAAKSSMKVIRACYTPTSLQYLCCARFRQMLPCCPDVLNAIELPPGLRTGLHTQLGWVFSLSSNPEASERREDLLEDFHEEMSLPCSPGPIPSPVSSLSASPSPSPCPSPFLDTVPYHCPCQMSSQTHPCTWHYPPSPPSSDYDSCTSEPEGYQCKRCRWT; this is encoded by the exons ATGAGCCACTGCAAGACAGTGTATAGGACGACTACTGTAAG AGCTGCCATGCTGAGAAGAGGCAAGAACGTCCGCGCTCGGCATTTAGCCTGGAGCGAGACAAGGCAAGAGACAGATGCCATGGCACTGATCCAGACGTCGGACAGGCAGGAATGGGAAGGCCACACCACCACACAG ATCAGCGACATGGAGTCCGAGGTGGATTACCTGGAGAGTCCTCAGGCCCAATCTGACGCAGTGGCCTTGCCCAGCACAGTGCCGGTGATAGGGGAGTCTTTCTGCCGGTGTGACCGACAGGAAGCGCTCAGCCCTGGCTTTGGGGTCACCAGTGACTGCCTCTgtggggaggaggatgagg GTTTTGACTGGGAGTGGGACGAGCACTTCAAGTCTTCCGGAGCTTTCCTCAGCTGTGACAATAGGAAGGTGAGCTTCCACTCAGACTACAGCTGTGGCACAGCTGCCATGCGTGGCACCAAGGAGCTGGCAGACGGCCAGCACTTCTGGGAAGTCAAGATGACCTCTCCCGTCTATGGAACCGATATG ATGGTGGGAATTGGAACTGCAGAGGTACATATGGAGAAGTTCAAATTCAGCTTTGGCAGCCTTCTGGGCCACGATGATGACAGCTGGGGCCTCTCCTACACAG GACTCCTCCAGCACAAAGGGGACAAAGTGAAGTTCTCCTCTCGGTTTGGCCAGGGCTCCATTATAGGTGTGCACCTGGACACCTGGCACGGGACCCTGACCTTCTACAAGAATCGGCACTGTATAG GTGTTGCTGCCACAATGCTGCAGAACAAGAAGTTCTACCCCATGGTGTGCTCCACGGCAGCTAAGAGCAGTATGAAGGTGATCCGTGCTTGCTATACACCCACCTCCCTGCAGTACCTCTGCTGTGCCCGGTTCCGTCAAATGTTGCCCTGCTGCCCCGACGTACTTAATGCCATAGAGCTGCCCCCAGGCCTGCGCACCGGCCTCCACACACAGCTCGGCTGGGTCTTCTCCCTCAGCAGCAACCCCGAAGCCTCGGAGCGGCGTGAGGACTTGCTCGAGGATTTCCACGAGGAGATGAGCCTGCCTTGCAGCCCCGGCCCCATCCCGAGCCCAGTCTCCAGCCTGAGTGCCTCCCCCTCCCCGAGCCCCTGCCCGAGCCCGTTTCTTGACACAGTCCCGTACCACTGCCCCTGTCAAATGTCATCTCAAACTCATCCCTGCACCTGGCACTACCCTCCGAGTCCTCCCAGCAGTGACTACGACAGCTGCACCTCTGAGCCGGAGGGCTACCAATGCAAAAGATGCCGCTGGACTTGA
- the nubp2 gene encoding cytosolic Fe-S cluster assembly factor nubp2, translated as MSQIQNMEQNNDGNLSQVRHVVLVLSGKGGVGKSTITTELALALRHAGKKVGILDVDLCGPSIPRMLGVGRPDVHQCDSGWVPVYTDAQKSLALMSIGFLLEDPDEAVVWRGPKKTAMIAQFVSDVAWGELDVLLVDTPPGTSDEHLAVLENLKKHRVDGAVLVTTPQAVSTGDVRREITFCKKTGVRILGIIENMSGFVCPHCSDCSNIFSKGGGEELAKLTGSTFLGSVPLDPLLSTSIEEGKDFMQSFPESATFSAISSISQTLFNSLQTA; from the exons ATGAGTCAAATCCAAAATATGGAACAAAATAATG ACGGGAACCTGTCGCAGGTCCGGCATGTTGTGTTGGTCCTGTCGGGGAAGGGAGGCGTGGGCAAGAGCACCATCACCACGGAGTTGGCGCTGGCGCTCAGGCATGCTGGCAAGAAG GTCGGCATTCTGGACGTGGACCTCTGTGGGCCCAGTATTCCCCGCATGCTCGGTGTAGGCCGGCCTGACGTACACCAGTGTGACTCTGGATGGGTGCCGGTCTACACCGATGCCCAGAAGAGCCTCGCCCTTATGTCCATTGGCTTCCTGCTGGAGGACCCAGATGAAGCAGTGGTCTGGAGGGGGCCCAAGAAAACAG CTATGATAGCCCAGTTTGTGTCCGATGTGGCATGGGGCGAGCTGGATGTGCTGCTGGTGGACACACCTCCAGGGACATCAGACGAACATTTGGCGGTGCTGGAGAACCTTAAAAAACACAGAGTGGACGGAGCCGTCTTGGTCACCACACCTCAG GCGGTATCCACGggggatgtgaggagagagatcACCTTTTGTAAAAAGACAGGCGTACGGATCCTCGGCATCATCGAGAACATGAGTGGATTTGTTTGTCCACACTGCTCG gaCTGCAGCAATATATTCTCAAAAGGTGGAGGTGAAGAGTTAGCCAAGTTGACTGGATCAACATTCCTCG GTTCTGTGCCCCTGGATCCTCTGCTCAGCACCAGCATAGAGGAGGGTAAAGACTTCATGCAGTCTTTTCCCGAGAGCGCCACTTTCAGTGCCATCAGCAGCATTTCTCAGACTCTGTTCAACAGCCTCCAAACAGCATGA
- the atp6v0cb gene encoding ATPase H+ transporting V0 subunit cb, with protein sequence MSSEAPEYAPFFAVMGASAAMVFSALGAAYGTAKSGTGIAAMSVMRPELIMKSIIPVVMAGIIAIYGLVVAVLIANNISEKVTLYKSFLHLGAGLSVGLSGLAAGFAIGIVGDAGVRGTAQQPRLFVGMILILIFAEVLGLYGLIVALILSTK encoded by the exons ATGTCGTCCGAAGCCCCCGAATACGCTCCGTTCTTCGCGGTGATGGGCGCCTCTGCGGCGATGGTGTTCAGCG CCTTGGGAGCAGCCTATGGCACAGCAAAGAGTGGTACAGGGATCGCCGCCATGTCCGTGATGAGGCCGGAGCTCATCATGAAGTCCATCATCCCAGTGGTCATGGCGGGTATCATAGCCATCTACGGCCTGGTAGTAGCAGTGCTGATTGCCAACAACATCTCTGAGAAAGTAACCCTCTACAA GAGTTTCCTCCATCTGGGAGCTGGACTGAGCGTGGGCCTCAGTGGGTTGGCAGCAGGCTTCGCAATTGGCATCGTGGGCGACGCGGGCGTGAGGGGCACAGCTCAACAGCCGAGGCTTTTTGTGGGCATGATCCTTATCTTGATTTTCGCAGAGGTCTTGGGTCTCTACGGGCTCATTGTTGCCCTCATTCTCTCCACAAAATAA